In one Thermococcus sp. 2319x1 genomic region, the following are encoded:
- a CDS encoding zinc ribbon domain-containing protein yields MEYSRIEKILASLFVVFLLLASINFLRELENVPQRPNYEYYQEKYGIKALLENQSRLMELDRKLFEMYQKAESNLTEAERVYLFKREEYRVALESGNATEELKEEYLKAKEDYEKAYFQYLGAKSAYEETHKKLEELNSELQGLMQKANEEYRRAYNVYRLKVLILKLLFAVPIFIASLLLLRRYKNIYTSSLIAYSSLLLIYLLLSAIWSTVQLIGLSLFGAFATLLALYYLRREYLKPERVYKRRTAQNKCYNCGFPIKDDYLYCPNCGAKLKEKCEHCGALRPIHLRFCPYCGQ; encoded by the coding sequence ATGGAATACTCGCGCATTGAAAAGATACTCGCGAGTTTGTTCGTTGTTTTTCTTCTTCTGGCGAGCATAAACTTTCTCAGAGAGCTTGAGAACGTCCCTCAAAGGCCGAATTATGAGTATTATCAAGAGAAATACGGGATAAAGGCCCTCCTCGAAAATCAAAGCCGCTTAATGGAACTCGATAGAAAGCTCTTCGAGATGTATCAAAAGGCAGAGAGCAACTTAACAGAGGCAGAGAGGGTTTACCTCTTCAAAAGGGAGGAATACAGAGTTGCGCTTGAGAGCGGAAATGCAACGGAAGAGCTAAAGGAGGAATATCTAAAGGCCAAAGAAGACTATGAAAAAGCCTATTTCCAGTATCTCGGGGCAAAAAGTGCTTACGAAGAGACTCACAAAAAGCTGGAAGAGCTTAACTCAGAACTCCAAGGGCTCATGCAGAAGGCAAATGAGGAATATAGAAGAGCTTACAACGTCTACAGACTTAAAGTTCTGATTCTAAAGCTTTTATTTGCTGTTCCGATTTTCATAGCCTCGCTTTTACTCCTTCGGAGGTACAAAAACATCTACACTTCATCTCTGATAGCCTATTCCTCGCTGTTGCTTATCTATCTCCTCCTCTCTGCAATATGGAGTACAGTTCAGCTTATAGGCTTAAGTCTTTTTGGAGCATTTGCAACGCTTTTAGCGCTCTATTACTTGAGAAGGGAATACCTCAAGCCTGAAAGAGTGTACAAAAGGAGAACCGCCCAAAACAAATGCTACAACTGCGGCTTTCCTATAAAGGATGATTATCTCTACTGTCCCAACTGCGGGGCAAAACTAAAAGAAAAGTGCGAGCATTGCGGAGCCCTAAGGCCTATTCACCTTCGATTTTGCCCATACTGCGGGCAATAG
- a CDS encoding ferritin family protein — MLIKFFKRGKVREEIVVDSYLEKVVSSLEKKSPKEVLSYAIFNEEEEAKYYAELSKKARRESIKLLFIQMSEESVAHKEKLYRLFKRLYPEEEPVKVEAPPVEVLPFYPKFETVDDYLKALNYCMESELFAKKAYELLAQKAENEDVKVLALQLALFEEDHYERIKKAYELFTAVKQGSIDLTSFSPMGYLFSDKIKARYLFLEILGDRKGVVFSRDSPEEIKKWMKKEIISFWITSKTCQRCITPRKLLESLKDIPEEENLVILIENIETLRIAADSFEEFYTSISRLKDEATAKKCHVILHGSRKAFEDKEWAILESEFKYVS, encoded by the coding sequence ATGTTGATCAAATTTTTTAAGAGGGGGAAAGTGCGGGAAGAGATTGTTGTCGATAGCTACCTTGAAAAAGTCGTGAGCTCACTTGAGAAAAAGTCCCCAAAGGAGGTTCTAAGCTACGCTATTTTTAATGAGGAGGAAGAGGCTAAATACTATGCCGAACTTTCCAAGAAAGCCAGGAGAGAGAGTATTAAACTTCTTTTTATACAAATGAGCGAGGAGAGCGTGGCACATAAGGAAAAGCTCTACAGGCTTTTTAAAAGGCTCTATCCGGAGGAGGAACCGGTTAAAGTAGAGGCTCCTCCAGTTGAAGTCCTTCCGTTCTATCCGAAGTTTGAAACTGTAGATGATTACCTGAAAGCTCTCAACTACTGCATGGAAAGCGAGCTCTTCGCAAAGAAGGCTTACGAACTGCTTGCTCAAAAAGCGGAAAATGAAGATGTCAAAGTCTTAGCCCTACAGCTGGCCCTTTTTGAAGAAGACCATTATGAAAGGATTAAAAAGGCCTACGAACTCTTTACAGCCGTTAAACAGGGGAGTATTGACTTAACAAGTTTTTCTCCCATGGGTTATCTTTTTAGTGATAAGATAAAAGCTCGATATTTATTTCTGGAAATCTTGGGAGATCGTAAGGGTGTTGTATTCTCGAGGGATTCTCCAGAGGAAATCAAAAAGTGGATGAAGAAAGAGATAATCTCTTTTTGGATAACCTCCAAAACGTGCCAGCGGTGCATAACGCCCAGAAAACTGCTGGAGTCTCTAAAAGACATCCCCGAGGAGGAAAATCTCGTGATCTTGATAGAGAATATAGAGACGCTTAGAATAGCAGCAGATAGCTTTGAAGAGTTCTACACGAGCATATCAAGGCTTAAGGACGAGGCGACGGCAAAGAAGTGCCACGTTATTTTACATGGAAGTAGGAAAGCCTTTGAAGATAAAGAATGGGCGATACTGGAATCGGAGTTCAAGTATGTCTCATAG
- a CDS encoding NOG1 family protein — MKNPFEKMPTILLADEIIDKAFRRAEKAASAFNPRGSVVSKARQREELRIRTVSNVIRDNLKKVLDRTPGVSKLPPFYQELLDTLVDKRTFHKALASINWAIKTVRTLEERYVEKIRYSKDPKEIAQLRREFYGRVASVIKDIAENLEYLNKARDVLKDMPVIDLSLPTIVIAGHPNVGKSTLLRKLTNAKPEVASYPFTTKGINVGQFEEHYLKYQVIDTPGLLDRPLSERNEIEKQAILALKHLGKLIIYIFDPSEHCGFPIEEQMHLFEEIYAEFGEFPFIVVLNKIDIADEEKIKKIEEFLRAKGVKPLKISAEKGIGIDELKERVIKIIKPAMEAIARSMGKIEGE; from the coding sequence ATGAAAAATCCATTTGAAAAGATGCCAACAATACTTCTTGCGGATGAAATCATTGATAAGGCTTTTAGGCGAGCTGAGAAAGCTGCCTCTGCCTTTAATCCAAGGGGGAGTGTAGTTAGTAAAGCCAGGCAGAGGGAGGAGCTTAGAATAAGAACCGTCTCAAACGTGATTAGGGACAACCTAAAGAAAGTCCTTGACAGGACTCCCGGAGTTTCAAAGCTGCCTCCTTTTTATCAGGAGCTTCTTGACACGCTGGTTGATAAGAGAACCTTCCATAAGGCTCTTGCTTCAATAAACTGGGCTATAAAGACCGTGAGGACACTTGAAGAGAGGTACGTGGAAAAAATTAGGTATTCTAAAGATCCAAAGGAGATTGCACAGCTGAGAAGGGAATTTTACGGAAGGGTCGCGAGCGTTATAAAGGACATAGCCGAAAACCTTGAATATCTGAACAAAGCCAGGGACGTTCTCAAAGATATGCCCGTAATTGACCTCAGCCTTCCCACCATAGTGATAGCCGGCCATCCAAACGTTGGAAAGTCAACTCTTCTCAGAAAGCTCACAAACGCCAAGCCTGAAGTGGCGAGCTATCCTTTCACGACGAAGGGAATAAACGTAGGACAGTTTGAGGAGCACTATCTCAAATATCAGGTTATAGATACCCCCGGCCTTTTGGACAGACCATTAAGCGAAAGGAACGAGATAGAGAAGCAGGCGATTTTGGCATTAAAGCATCTCGGTAAGCTGATAATCTACATCTTTGATCCGAGCGAGCACTGTGGCTTTCCAATAGAGGAACAGATGCATCTTTTTGAAGAAATTTACGCAGAATTCGGAGAATTTCCATTTATAGTGGTGCTCAACAAGATAGACATTGCAGATGAGGAAAAGATAAAGAAGATCGAGGAATTTCTCAGAGCTAAGGGGGTTAAACCCCTAAAGATTTCCGCTGAAAAGGGAATTGGGATAGATGAGCTAAAGGAAAGGGTAATAAAAATAATAAAGCCAGCGATGGAAGCTATTGCCCGCAGTATGGGCAAAATCGAAGGTGAATAG